Proteins encoded within one genomic window of Acidihalobacter prosperus:
- a CDS encoding segregation and condensation protein A yields MSEETPAVGERPPAHAGHAQSELPFALVWGEPLSNPPQDLYIPPDALEVFLEAFEGPLDLLLYLIKRQNLNILDIPIAEVTRQYVEYIALMQDLRLELAAEYLVMAAVLAEIKSRMLLPRPEEAEDEDADPRAELVRRLQEYERIRRAAEDIDALPRMERDWVGLAVAPPPRENVRPDPDVDLREILHALREVLGRAQMFTHHHIQREPLSVRERMSRVLERMGDEFVEFTGFFSPEEGRRGVVVTLLALLELLKDHLIELVQNEPFTPIYVKRADR; encoded by the coding sequence GTGAGCGAGGAAACGCCTGCCGTCGGCGAGCGCCCGCCGGCTCATGCGGGGCACGCCCAGTCCGAGCTGCCGTTCGCGTTGGTCTGGGGCGAGCCGTTGTCGAACCCGCCGCAGGATCTCTATATTCCTCCTGACGCGCTGGAAGTCTTTCTGGAGGCTTTCGAGGGGCCGCTGGATCTGCTGCTGTATCTCATCAAGCGCCAGAATCTGAATATCCTCGACATACCCATCGCCGAGGTTACCCGCCAGTACGTCGAGTACATTGCGCTGATGCAGGATCTACGGCTGGAGCTGGCCGCGGAATACCTGGTGATGGCCGCCGTGCTGGCGGAGATCAAATCGCGCATGCTGCTGCCGAGACCGGAGGAGGCCGAGGACGAGGACGCCGATCCACGCGCCGAGCTGGTGAGGCGGCTGCAGGAATACGAGCGTATCCGGCGTGCGGCCGAGGATATCGATGCACTGCCGCGCATGGAACGGGACTGGGTCGGACTCGCCGTCGCGCCGCCACCGCGCGAAAATGTCCGCCCTGATCCCGATGTGGATCTGCGCGAGATTCTGCACGCCCTGCGCGAAGTGCTGGGGCGCGCGCAGATGTTCACGCACCATCACATCCAGCGCGAGCCGCTATCCGTGCGCGAGCGCATGTCGCGGGTGCTGGAGCGGATGGGCGACGAGTTCGTCGAATTCACCGGTTTCTTTTCGCCGGAGGAGGGGCGGCGGGGCGTGGTGGTGACGCTGCTGGCGCTGCTGGAACTGCTCAAGGATCACCTGATCGAGCTGGTTCAGAACGAACCCTTCACCCCGATCTACGTCAAACGTGCCGACCGCTGA
- the moaB gene encoding molybdenum cofactor biosynthesis protein B, whose product MTQTAEFIPLNIAVLTISDSRTEADDTSGQVLMTRIAQAGHRVSDRRIVRDDIYQIRAVLSQWIAIPEVHAVVTTGGTGVTGRDGTPEAIKPLLDKEIEGFGELFRMLSYEEIKTSSLQSRAIAGVANATYVFCLPGSSGACRTGWDRLIAAQLDHRTRPCNLVMLMPRLQER is encoded by the coding sequence GTGACCCAAACAGCCGAATTCATCCCCCTCAATATCGCCGTCCTCACCATTTCCGACAGCCGTACCGAAGCCGACGACACCTCGGGCCAGGTACTCATGACACGCATCGCGCAAGCCGGCCATAGGGTGTCCGACCGGCGCATCGTCAGGGACGACATCTACCAGATCCGCGCCGTGCTATCGCAATGGATCGCCATACCGGAGGTTCATGCCGTGGTCACGACCGGCGGCACCGGCGTCACCGGCCGCGACGGAACGCCGGAAGCGATAAAGCCCCTGCTGGACAAGGAAATCGAGGGCTTCGGCGAGCTGTTCCGCATGCTGTCCTATGAGGAAATCAAGACTTCAAGCCTGCAGTCGCGCGCGATCGCAGGGGTTGCCAACGCGACGTACGTTTTCTGCCTGCCCGGCTCGTCCGGTGCCTGCCGCACCGGCTGGGATCGGCTGATCGCCGCGCAGCTCGACCATCGCACGCGCCCGTGCAATCTGGTGATGCTGATGCCGCGCCTGCAGGAGCGCTGA
- a CDS encoding L-threonylcarbamoyladenylate synthase has product MSQYFEIHPDNPQPRLLRQAVDILSGGGVIVYPTDSCYALGCVIGDKSAQERIRRIRRLDDSHHFTLVCRDLSEISTYAKVDDRAYRLMKALTPGAYTFLLPATREVPRRLQNPKRKAIGLRVPDNTVTQALLDALGGPLMSTTLWLPGDTLPHTVGYEIRERLEHEVDLVIDSGTCGVEPTTVIDLYENPPRVLREGKGEIGHLLED; this is encoded by the coding sequence ATGAGCCAGTATTTCGAGATACACCCGGACAACCCGCAGCCGCGTCTGCTACGTCAGGCGGTCGATATCCTCTCGGGCGGCGGCGTGATCGTCTATCCAACCGATTCGTGCTATGCATTGGGCTGCGTGATCGGCGACAAGTCGGCTCAGGAGCGTATCCGCCGTATCCGTCGCCTCGACGACAGCCATCACTTCACCCTGGTCTGCCGGGATCTGTCGGAAATTTCCACCTACGCCAAGGTGGACGACCGCGCGTATCGGCTGATGAAGGCGTTGACGCCGGGCGCCTACACCTTTCTCCTGCCCGCGACGCGTGAGGTGCCGCGGCGGTTGCAGAACCCCAAACGCAAGGCCATCGGCCTGCGCGTGCCAGACAATACGGTGACTCAGGCATTGCTGGACGCGCTGGGTGGTCCATTGATGAGTACGACCCTGTGGCTGCCCGGCGACACGCTCCCTCACACGGTGGGCTACGAGATACGCGAACGCCTCGAGCACGAGGTCGATCTCGTGATCGATAGCGGCACCTGCGGCGTGGAGCCGACCACGGTGATCGACCTGTACGAAAATCCTCCTCGGGTGCTGCGCGAGGGCAAGGGCGAGATCGGGCATCTGCTCGAAGACTGA
- the scpB gene encoding SMC-Scp complex subunit ScpB, with product MSESPIIRQVIEAALLSAAQPLSLERLERLFAGEDPPPGRQAIRQALDTLAEACADRCYELTEVASGYRLQIKRELSTWVHRLWEEKPPRYSRATLETLALIAYRQPITRGEIESVRGVSVSSHIIKGLLERDWVRVVGHREVPGRPALYATTRGFLDYFGLKSLDELPPLAELMDIDGLHPELDLGDPESLIEASDAAEAEADAEADADADADADADAEADAEADAEADAEADAEADAGVVRGERG from the coding sequence GTGAGCGAATCGCCGATTATCCGACAAGTCATCGAAGCGGCCTTGCTCAGCGCCGCGCAACCTCTGAGCCTGGAGCGCCTGGAGCGCCTGTTCGCGGGGGAGGATCCGCCGCCCGGCCGCCAGGCAATACGTCAGGCGCTGGACACGCTGGCAGAAGCGTGCGCCGATCGTTGCTACGAGCTGACCGAGGTGGCCAGCGGCTATCGCCTGCAGATCAAGCGCGAGCTGTCTACCTGGGTGCATCGGCTGTGGGAGGAAAAACCGCCACGCTATTCCCGGGCCACCCTGGAAACGCTGGCGCTCATCGCCTACCGTCAGCCGATCACGCGCGGCGAGATCGAGTCCGTGCGCGGTGTCAGCGTCAGCAGCCACATCATCAAGGGGCTGCTTGAGCGAGACTGGGTACGCGTGGTGGGTCATCGCGAGGTGCCGGGTCGCCCCGCCTTGTACGCGACCACTCGCGGGTTTCTGGATTATTTCGGCCTCAAGTCCCTGGACGAGTTGCCGCCGCTGGCCGAGCTGATGGACATCGACGGTCTGCACCCGGAGCTCGATCTGGGCGATCCCGAGTCCCTGATTGAGGCCTCGGATGCCGCCGAAGCCGAAGCCGATGCCGAAGCCGATGCCGATGCCGATGCCGATGCCGATGCCGATGCCGAAGCCGATGCCGAAGCCGATGCCGAAGCCGATGCCGAAGCCGATGCCGAAGCCGATGCCGGCGTCGTGCGCGGAGAACGGGGTTAG
- a CDS encoding tryptophan--tRNA ligase has product MSSVPVPNQRVLSGMRPTGRMHLGHYHGVVKNWVELQHTHECFFFVADWHALTTQYEDLSRLEEHTREMVIDWLAAGINPGSATMFVQSWVPEHAELHLLLSMITPLGWLERVPSFKDQQEQLKDRDLATYGFLGYPLLQSADILIYKAGLVPVGEDQVPHLEITREIARRFNHLYGREPDFAERAEQAIAKMGKKNARLYRDLRRRYQEQGEGEAIEVARALLDSQQNLSIGDRERLFGYLEGSGRIILPEPQPLLTQAAKLPGLDGRKMSKSYHNTIALRDTPAEVEKSIRTMPTDPARVRRTDPGDPEKCPVWQFHQIYSGQDVLDWVQSGCRSAGIGCLDCKQPIVDAVLAELRPIQERAREYEADPTLVQNVLNEGTETARDVAEETMSEVRRAMGLAYR; this is encoded by the coding sequence GTGAGTTCCGTACCTGTGCCGAATCAACGCGTCTTGTCCGGCATGCGTCCCACCGGACGCATGCATCTGGGACACTATCATGGCGTGGTCAAGAACTGGGTCGAACTGCAGCATACCCACGAATGCTTTTTCTTCGTGGCCGACTGGCACGCCCTGACCACGCAATACGAGGACCTCAGCCGTCTCGAGGAGCACACGCGCGAGATGGTCATCGACTGGCTCGCCGCCGGCATCAACCCGGGTTCTGCGACCATGTTCGTGCAGTCCTGGGTGCCCGAACATGCGGAACTGCACCTGCTGCTGTCGATGATCACGCCGCTTGGCTGGCTGGAGCGGGTGCCGAGCTTCAAGGATCAGCAGGAGCAGCTCAAGGACCGCGACCTGGCCACCTACGGCTTCCTCGGCTACCCGCTGCTGCAGAGCGCCGACATCCTGATCTACAAGGCCGGGCTGGTTCCGGTAGGCGAGGATCAGGTGCCGCATCTTGAGATCACCCGCGAGATCGCGCGCCGCTTCAATCATCTTTACGGCCGCGAGCCGGATTTTGCCGAGCGTGCCGAACAGGCCATCGCCAAGATGGGCAAGAAGAACGCGCGCCTGTACCGCGATCTGCGCCGGCGTTATCAGGAACAGGGCGAAGGTGAGGCTATCGAGGTCGCGCGCGCGTTGCTGGATTCGCAGCAGAACCTTTCGATCGGCGACCGCGAACGCCTGTTCGGTTATCTGGAGGGCTCGGGCCGCATCATCCTGCCCGAACCGCAGCCGCTGCTCACGCAAGCGGCCAAACTGCCGGGCCTGGATGGACGTAAGATGTCCAAGTCGTATCACAACACCATCGCCCTGCGCGATACGCCGGCCGAGGTGGAGAAAAGCATCCGTACCATGCCGACCGATCCCGCGCGGGTGCGGCGCACCGATCCCGGCGACCCGGAGAAATGCCCGGTCTGGCAGTTCCATCAGATTTATTCCGGCCAGGATGTGCTGGACTGGGTGCAGTCGGGCTGCCGCAGCGCGGGCATCGGCTGCCTGGACTGCAAGCAGCCGATCGTCGATGCGGTGCTGGCGGAGCTGCGGCCGATACAGGAACGGGCGCGCGAGTACGAGGCCGACCCCACGCTGGTGCAGAACGTGCTCAACGAGGGCACGGAAACCGCCCGCGACGTTGCCGAGGAAACCATGAGCGAGGTCCGCCGCGCCATGGGGCTGGCATACCGCTGA
- a CDS encoding pseudouridine synthase, whose product MSDSLPPERLQKLLARAGLGSRREIETWIAAGEITVNGEVATLGTRATADDRIARQGRLLSLARRVARPTQTLAYFKPEGEVSTRSDPEGRPSVYANLPRGRWVGVGRLDINTSGLLLFTSDGELAHKLMHPSSGIEREYAVRVRGEVSEAQIARLREGVELEDGHAGFDEVIDAGGSGGSNHWFHVVIREGRKREVRRLWEAVGLAVSRLIRVRYGPIQLGRSLRAGRWRMLEEQELRDLYQAAGLEAPQAKPARRARTPRRR is encoded by the coding sequence ATGAGCGATAGTTTACCTCCGGAAAGACTGCAGAAACTGCTGGCGAGAGCCGGATTGGGTTCGCGCCGCGAAATCGAAACCTGGATCGCGGCGGGCGAGATAACGGTCAACGGCGAGGTCGCGACCTTGGGTACCCGCGCGACTGCCGACGACCGCATCGCGCGCCAGGGCCGTCTGCTGTCGTTGGCACGCCGCGTCGCCAGACCGACGCAGACACTGGCCTATTTCAAGCCCGAGGGCGAGGTCAGCACGCGCAGCGATCCTGAAGGGCGACCCAGCGTCTATGCCAACCTGCCGCGCGGGCGTTGGGTGGGCGTCGGCCGTCTCGATATCAACACATCAGGCCTGCTGCTGTTCACCAGCGACGGCGAACTGGCGCACAAGCTCATGCACCCCTCCAGCGGCATCGAACGCGAATATGCCGTGCGCGTGCGCGGCGAGGTCAGCGAGGCGCAGATCGCCCGGCTGCGCGAGGGCGTCGAACTCGAAGACGGTCATGCGGGCTTCGACGAGGTCATCGACGCGGGCGGCAGCGGCGGATCGAATCATTGGTTCCACGTCGTGATCCGCGAGGGCCGCAAACGGGAAGTGCGTCGCCTGTGGGAGGCTGTCGGCCTTGCGGTCAGCCGCCTGATCCGTGTGCGTTACGGGCCGATTCAGCTCGGAAGGAGTCTGCGTGCCGGCCGCTGGCGAATGCTCGAGGAGCAGGAGCTGCGAGACTTGTATCAGGCCGCCGGACTCGAAGCGCCCCAGGCCAAGCCTGCCAGGCGCGCGCGCACGCCGCGGCGGCGCTGA
- a CDS encoding thioredoxin family protein, whose protein sequence is MMRIGRFGAALLLALGLGSAQARVEGELAPGLVNPGAHEQPAWFKQSFLDMREDVGEARAQGKRVMLYFYQDGCPYCAKLLRDNFAQSTLSDATRRYFDVIAINMWGDREVTDFEGRKTTEKRFAKMLKVMFTPTVLLLDGDGNVALRINGYFPPHRFLAAIRYVGEGLDAKETFREYLARTSPEPASGQLHHLPGELQPPYRLQATLKRDPRPLLVLFEQRQCGDCDELHDVVFKRPETQRLLKRFQVVILDMWAATPLTTPDGRHTTVAAWASALKVDYAPSMVFFDREGRKVFATGGYLRAFHVQSALDYVASGAYLRQPEFQRYIETRADALRAKGVKVDIWR, encoded by the coding sequence ATGATGCGGATAGGACGTTTTGGAGCGGCGTTGCTGCTGGCGCTGGGTCTCGGCAGCGCGCAGGCGCGCGTGGAGGGAGAGCTGGCGCCGGGACTGGTCAATCCGGGGGCGCACGAGCAGCCCGCGTGGTTCAAGCAGTCTTTCCTCGACATGCGCGAGGATGTGGGCGAGGCCCGCGCGCAGGGCAAGCGGGTCATGCTGTATTTCTATCAGGACGGCTGTCCCTACTGTGCCAAGCTGCTGCGCGACAATTTCGCGCAATCCACCCTTTCCGATGCCACGCGCCGTTATTTCGACGTGATTGCCATCAACATGTGGGGTGATCGCGAAGTCACCGATTTCGAAGGCCGCAAGACCACCGAAAAACGCTTCGCCAAGATGCTCAAGGTCATGTTCACGCCGACGGTGCTGCTGCTCGACGGCGACGGCAACGTCGCCCTGCGTATCAACGGCTACTTCCCCCCGCATCGGTTCCTGGCCGCTATCCGCTATGTCGGCGAAGGGCTCGATGCGAAGGAGACGTTCCGCGAGTATCTTGCGCGGACCTCTCCGGAACCAGCCAGCGGCCAGCTGCATCACCTGCCAGGCGAGCTGCAGCCGCCGTATCGGCTGCAGGCCACGCTCAAGCGGGATCCGAGGCCGCTGCTGGTGTTGTTCGAACAGCGTCAATGCGGGGATTGCGACGAGTTGCACGACGTGGTTTTCAAGCGCCCGGAAACGCAGCGGCTGCTCAAGCGGTTTCAGGTGGTGATACTCGACATGTGGGCGGCGACGCCCCTGACCACTCCGGACGGACGGCACACCACTGTGGCGGCCTGGGCTTCCGCGCTGAAGGTCGACTATGCGCCAAGCATGGTGTTTTTCGACCGGGAGGGGCGCAAGGTGTTCGCCACCGGCGGCTACCTGCGGGCCTTTCATGTCCAGTCCGCGCTCGATTACGTAGCCTCCGGCGCCTATCTCAGACAACCGGAATTCCAGCGCTATATCGAGACCCGCGCCGACGCGCTACGGGCGAAGGGCGTGAAGGTCGACATCTGGCGTTAG
- a CDS encoding septation protein A yields MKLLFDFFPVLLFFLVYKFYGSIPPEIIHALNPLLPLTLKAGDHADAIFLATAVAIAASFLQVGLYWLRHRRFETMHLVSLALITVFGGATLAFHDPLFIKWKPTILNWLFAAAFLASHLIGRRTLVERMMSHAITVPAAIWRRLNLGWIVFFLISGALNIWVAYRFSQETWVDFKMFGMLGLSILFIIAQAFYLARFMQDTPADEEI; encoded by the coding sequence ATGAAGCTGCTTTTCGATTTTTTCCCGGTTCTTCTGTTTTTCCTGGTCTACAAATTCTATGGGTCGATCCCGCCGGAGATCATCCATGCGCTGAACCCGCTGCTGCCGCTGACGCTCAAGGCGGGCGACCATGCCGACGCCATCTTCCTGGCCACGGCGGTGGCCATCGCCGCCTCGTTCCTGCAGGTCGGGCTGTACTGGCTGCGCCACCGCCGGTTCGAGACCATGCATCTCGTCTCGCTGGCGCTGATCACCGTGTTCGGAGGCGCCACGCTGGCCTTTCACGACCCTCTGTTCATCAAGTGGAAGCCGACCATCCTCAACTGGCTGTTCGCCGCCGCGTTCCTGGCCAGTCACCTGATCGGTCGGCGCACCCTGGTCGAACGCATGATGTCCCACGCGATCACCGTGCCCGCCGCCATCTGGCGCCGCCTCAACCTGGGCTGGATCGTGTTCTTCCTGATCTCCGGCGCCCTCAACATCTGGGTGGCCTACCGCTTCAGCCAGGAGACCTGGGTCGACTTCAAGATGTTCGGCATGCTCGGGCTGAGCATCCTGTTCATCATCGCCCAGGCGTTTTATCTCGCCCGCTTTATGCAGGACACCCCGGCAGACGAGGAAATCTGA
- a CDS encoding DUF1059 domain-containing protein — MKTMTCKQLGGACDAAFRADTFEAIAEQSKQHGMEMFRIQDAAHLEAMQRMRALAQAPEAMARWLKARKQAFEALPED, encoded by the coding sequence ATGAAGACGATGACCTGCAAGCAGCTCGGCGGTGCGTGCGACGCGGCCTTCCGCGCGGACACCTTTGAGGCAATCGCGGAACAAAGCAAGCAGCACGGGATGGAGATGTTCCGCATACAGGATGCGGCGCATCTCGAGGCCATGCAGCGGATGCGCGCGCTGGCACAGGCACCCGAGGCCATGGCACGCTGGCTTAAGGCGCGCAAGCAGGCCTTCGAGGCGCTGCCTGAGGATTGA
- a CDS encoding endonuclease III domain-containing protein, producing the protein MSVPASLDAARAGEIFERLLVEHGEQHWWPAETPFEVMLGAILIQNTRWRNVERALGRLRDAGLLGAVELAALPPETLAEHLRPVGYYNLKARRVAGFADWYLARGGYEGLRLHETAHLREALLAVDGVGPETADDILLYAFERPVFVIDAYTRRLFGRLGLLPEKAAYERLRRAFEACLPPDAYHYGEYHALIVAHAKALCRPRPRCVACPLRSDCPAGGD; encoded by the coding sequence ATGAGCGTGCCGGCATCCCTGGATGCCGCCCGCGCCGGCGAGATATTCGAGCGGCTGCTCGTCGAACACGGCGAGCAGCATTGGTGGCCGGCCGAGACACCCTTCGAAGTGATGCTTGGTGCGATCCTGATCCAGAACACCCGCTGGCGCAACGTCGAGCGCGCGCTGGGCCGTCTTCGCGACGCCGGCCTGCTCGGTGCCGTCGAACTGGCCGCGCTGCCGCCCGAGACGCTGGCCGAACATCTGCGTCCGGTGGGCTATTACAATCTCAAGGCGCGTCGCGTCGCCGGTTTCGCGGACTGGTATCTTGCGCGCGGCGGCTACGAGGGTCTGCGCCTGCACGAGACGGCGCACCTGCGCGAGGCGCTGCTGGCGGTCGACGGGGTTGGCCCCGAGACCGCCGATGACATTCTTCTGTATGCGTTCGAGCGACCGGTATTTGTGATCGACGCCTATACCCGTCGCCTGTTCGGGCGGCTCGGCCTGCTGCCCGAGAAGGCTGCCTACGAACGCCTGCGCAGGGCCTTCGAAGCCTGCTTGCCGCCCGACGCGTACCACTATGGAGAATATCACGCGCTGATCGTGGCGCATGCCAAGGCGCTATGCCGTCCGCGGCCGCGTTGCGTCGCTTGCCCGCTGCGCAGCGACTGTCCGGCCGGAGGCGATTGA
- the hpnE gene encoding hydroxysqualene dehydroxylase HpnE, with translation MSRILVVGAGWAGLSAALALSEAGRRVTLVEAAALAGGRARSLRGQPLRDNGQHLLIGAYRETLGLLERLGIRRDTAFHDGPLDLLLRPAPSHPVIRVRGGHLPGRLHLLQGLIGAQGLDWRLKRALLGAGRLLSSPPAAHLCAHDWLLAQGQPMTLIERLWGPLCLAALNLPVACASARIFHRTLREAFASAASARLLIPRQPLGALLPTPAIRRLEWLGADIRLGTRVAALCVHQDRITGVRLRDGDSLEADQVILATAPAAAVHLLEPLPATRVIAESLRALGRAPIATAYLRYDPQPHLDPPMQALLDGTGAWLFDRRVAGEPGVVAAVVSGPGPLEALDRDTLARSIAGDVGRHFPCWGTPLEIQIIRERAATFLATPANDARRPDNTTAVAGLWLAGDYTATGLPATLEGAVRSGLECSTQIMRRMN, from the coding sequence GTGAGCCGCATTCTTGTCGTCGGCGCGGGCTGGGCCGGCCTGAGCGCCGCACTGGCGCTCAGCGAGGCGGGCCGACGTGTCACACTTGTCGAAGCCGCCGCCCTCGCAGGCGGTCGGGCACGCAGCCTGCGCGGGCAACCCCTGCGCGACAACGGGCAGCATCTGCTGATCGGCGCCTATCGCGAAACCCTTGGCCTGCTGGAGCGCCTGGGCATACGCCGCGACACTGCCTTCCACGATGGGCCGCTGGACCTGCTGCTGCGCCCAGCCCCGTCCCACCCCGTTATCCGGGTTCGCGGCGGACATCTGCCTGGGCGGCTGCACCTGCTGCAGGGACTGATCGGCGCACAAGGCCTCGACTGGCGTCTGAAACGCGCATTGCTGGGCGCCGGTCGACTGCTGTCGTCCCCGCCCGCGGCCCATCTTTGCGCGCACGACTGGCTGCTGGCACAGGGTCAGCCGATGACGTTGATCGAGCGCTTATGGGGACCGTTGTGCCTGGCCGCGCTCAACCTCCCGGTCGCGTGCGCCTCGGCGCGCATCTTCCATCGCACCCTGCGCGAAGCCTTCGCAAGCGCGGCCAGCGCGCGCCTGCTCATCCCCCGGCAACCGCTGGGCGCGCTGTTGCCGACACCGGCCATACGCCGACTCGAATGGCTTGGTGCCGATATCCGCCTAGGCACGCGCGTCGCAGCGCTGTGCGTACACCAGGACCGCATCACGGGCGTACGCCTGCGTGACGGCGACTCCCTCGAAGCCGACCAGGTGATCCTGGCCACCGCACCCGCCGCCGCGGTGCATCTGCTCGAACCCCTGCCGGCAACCCGCGTCATCGCCGAGAGCCTGCGCGCATTGGGACGGGCGCCCATCGCCACCGCCTACCTGCGCTACGATCCACAGCCGCACCTGGATCCACCCATGCAGGCGCTGCTCGACGGCACGGGCGCGTGGCTGTTCGATCGCCGGGTCGCGGGCGAACCCGGCGTCGTGGCCGCCGTCGTCAGCGGCCCTGGCCCCCTGGAAGCGCTCGATCGCGATACCCTGGCGCGAAGCATCGCGGGCGATGTCGGGCGACATTTCCCCTGCTGGGGGACGCCGCTCGAAATCCAGATCATCCGCGAACGCGCCGCCACCTTTCTCGCCACACCGGCAAACGACGCGCGCCGCCCAGATAACACCACGGCCGTAGCAGGACTCTGGCTGGCCGGGGACTACACCGCCACCGGACTGCCGGCCACGCTCGAAGGCGCCGTGCGCAGCGGGTTAGAATGTTCCACACAAATCATGAGGAGAATGAACTGA
- a CDS encoding site-2 protease family protein yields MTLDQIIQTISIWILPVLFAVTLHEAAHGYAAKRLGDTTAQMLGRLSLNPLRHVDPIGTVVVPLALLVLGGFIFGWAKPVPVNFNNLKHPRRDMALVAAAGPMANLAMALFWALVMKLGLDFASSGNDFFAVPLTLMGQAGISINLILMILNLLPLPPLDGGRVLSGLLPPAWSDRLDRIEPYGLIILVILLMTHVLSMIIGPIYAVIGGGIYNLFGLPHL; encoded by the coding sequence ATGACTCTCGATCAGATCATACAAACCATCAGCATCTGGATTTTGCCTGTACTGTTCGCGGTCACGCTGCACGAGGCGGCGCATGGCTACGCGGCCAAGCGCCTGGGCGACACCACGGCGCAGATGCTAGGGCGCCTGAGCCTCAACCCGTTGCGTCACGTCGACCCGATCGGCACGGTCGTCGTGCCTCTGGCGTTGCTGGTGCTGGGCGGTTTCATCTTCGGCTGGGCCAAGCCGGTGCCGGTGAATTTCAACAACCTCAAGCATCCCAGGCGCGACATGGCCCTTGTCGCCGCTGCAGGGCCGATGGCGAATCTGGCCATGGCGCTGTTCTGGGCGCTGGTGATGAAGCTGGGTCTTGATTTCGCGAGCAGCGGCAACGATTTCTTTGCGGTGCCGCTGACGTTGATGGGGCAGGCGGGCATATCCATCAATCTGATCCTGATGATCCTGAACCTGTTGCCGCTGCCGCCACTCGACGGCGGGCGCGTGCTTTCCGGCCTGCTGCCACCGGCCTGGTCGGACCGCCTGGATCGCATCGAGCCCTATGGGCTGATCATCCTGGTGATCCTGCTGATGACGCACGTGCTGTCCATGATCATCGGTCCGATCTACGCCGTGATCGGCGGCGGTATATACAACCTTTTTGGCTTGCCGCACCTTTAG
- a CDS encoding GtrA family protein: MSLALRYAWFAALATAANLLSQEAVLALLRSAGYALYGAMAVGTGVGLYVKYVLDKRFIFAYRTRSAAHDLRTFVLYAASGVFTTLVFWGSELGFYHVFDSHAWRNVGAVLGLAVGYWLKYRLDRRFAFATARGAVAG, from the coding sequence GTGTCGCTGGCGCTGCGTTATGCGTGGTTCGCGGCTTTGGCGACCGCTGCCAATCTGCTGAGTCAGGAAGCCGTGCTTGCCCTGCTGAGGTCGGCGGGCTACGCCCTCTACGGCGCCATGGCCGTGGGTACGGGGGTGGGCCTGTATGTGAAATACGTGCTCGACAAGCGCTTTATCTTCGCCTACCGGACGCGCAGCGCCGCGCACGACCTGCGCACTTTCGTGCTCTATGCCGCCAGCGGGGTGTTTACCACATTGGTGTTCTGGGGCAGCGAGCTGGGTTTCTATCATGTCTTTGACTCGCATGCCTGGCGAAACGTCGGCGCAGTGCTGGGCCTGGCCGTGGGGTACTGGCTGAAATACCGGCTCGACCGTCGATTCGCCTTCGCCACGGCACGCGGCGCCGTGGCGGGCTGA
- a CDS encoding SDR family NAD(P)-dependent oxidoreductase, which translates to MMRLDEDAIRQYEARPDLLAGRIVLVTGAGDGIGKALSLACAHAGATVILLGKTVKKLEAVYDGIEAAGGAQPAIYPMNLEGATAKDYADLMDNIEGEFGHLDGLVNNAGWVGALTPFKHYDVELWARVMTVNLHAPFLLTRACLPLLERAEDPAIVFSTHHCQRAYWGAYGIAKAGQKGMLDILAAEYDADSNHPIRVNGVDSGPVATRERRAHYPGEPPDAHPAPETVIAPYLYFLGPDSRGVSGTDLECQPGKR; encoded by the coding sequence CTGATGCGACTGGACGAGGACGCCATCCGACAATATGAAGCTCGTCCCGACCTGCTCGCAGGGCGCATCGTACTCGTCACCGGCGCGGGCGACGGCATCGGCAAGGCGCTTTCGCTGGCCTGCGCACACGCCGGCGCCACCGTCATCCTGCTCGGCAAGACGGTCAAAAAGCTCGAAGCGGTGTATGACGGCATCGAGGCCGCCGGCGGAGCCCAACCGGCAATCTATCCGATGAACCTGGAAGGCGCCACCGCCAAGGATTACGCCGACCTGATGGATAATATCGAGGGCGAATTCGGGCATCTGGACGGCCTCGTCAACAATGCCGGCTGGGTCGGCGCGCTGACACCCTTCAAGCATTACGACGTCGAGCTATGGGCGCGCGTGATGACCGTCAATCTGCATGCGCCCTTTCTGCTGACCCGCGCCTGCCTGCCGCTGCTCGAACGCGCAGAGGATCCCGCCATCGTGTTCTCAACTCACCACTGCCAGCGCGCCTACTGGGGGGCTTACGGCATCGCCAAGGCCGGACAGAAAGGCATGCTCGACATTCTGGCGGCGGAATACGACGCCGACAGCAATCATCCGATCCGCGTGAACGGGGTCGACAGCGGACCGGTGGCGACGCGCGAACGACGCGCGCACTATCCGGGCGAGCCGCCGGATGCCCATCCGGCGCCGGAGACGGTTATCGCGCCCTATCTCTATTTTCTCGGACCGGACAGCCGCGGCGTTTCCGGCACCGACCTCGAATGCCAACCGGGCAAACGCTAA